One part of the Parabacteroides distasonis ATCC 8503 genome encodes these proteins:
- the truB gene encoding tRNA pseudouridine(55) synthase TruB — translation MDFIAGEILYFNKPLTWTSFDLVNKFRYKLSRKLKVKKIKVGHAGTLDPLATGVMIVCTGRATKRIDEFQYQTKEYIATLKLGETTPSFDLEKEIDAVYPTEHITRELVEEVLKTFVGTIQQIPPVFSACKVEGKRAYELARKGEEVELKSKTLVIDELELLECDLPVIKIRVVCSKGTYIRALARDIGKALGSGAHLIGLERTRIGEVTLDMCMSPEEIDDFLEQNVVKIEEEK, via the coding sequence ATGGATTTTATAGCTGGAGAGATTTTATATTTTAATAAACCGCTAACGTGGACTTCTTTTGACCTAGTTAACAAATTTCGCTATAAGCTAAGTCGGAAACTGAAGGTAAAGAAGATTAAAGTTGGACATGCGGGGACACTGGATCCCTTGGCTACAGGTGTGATGATCGTTTGTACCGGAAGGGCTACGAAGCGAATCGATGAGTTTCAATACCAGACGAAGGAGTATATCGCTACGTTGAAGTTGGGAGAGACTACCCCGTCTTTCGATTTGGAGAAAGAGATAGACGCCGTGTATCCCACGGAACATATAACCCGTGAGCTCGTGGAGGAGGTTTTAAAGACATTCGTGGGTACGATCCAACAGATTCCCCCGGTGTTCTCCGCTTGCAAGGTGGAAGGTAAGCGTGCTTATGAGCTAGCTCGGAAAGGAGAGGAGGTTGAACTAAAATCCAAGACATTGGTTATAGACGAACTGGAGTTGCTGGAGTGTGATTTGCCTGTTATAAAGATACGGGTGGTATGTAGCAAAGGTACCTATATTCGTGCGTTGGCTCGTGATATCGGGAAGGCCTTGGGTTCCGGCGCTCATTTGATTGGCTTGGAACGGACTCGCATCGGAGAGGTAACCTTGGATATGTGTATGTCTCCGGAGGAGATCGATGATTTCTTAGAGCAGAATGTGGTAAAAATAGAAGAAGAAAAATAA
- a CDS encoding cell division protein FtsX, with product MAENKKVSSVSFFNSRLTSVISISLVLFLLGLILLIGMLGNKLSVYVKENLSFSIVLKDNQKETEIKKMQKSLDALPFIKSTEYISKEQAAKELEEELGENPEIFLGFNPLQASIEVKLHSEYANPDSLQVIEKKIRNYTSVSELLYRKDMMEIVHNNMKRLGLILLTLAAVLMIISFVLISNTIRLLIYSKRFLIHTMKLVGATSGFIRRPFVKYNIVSGIFASILAILMLTGALYYLQNELKGFIQILDMQTLLLVYVAVFALGIVLSVIATIFAVNKYLRMGVDKLYYI from the coding sequence ATGGCTGAAAATAAAAAAGTTAGTTCTGTTTCTTTCTTTAACTCCCGGCTTACGTCTGTTATTAGTATCTCCTTGGTACTATTCTTGCTAGGACTCATTCTATTGATAGGGATGTTGGGTAATAAACTCTCCGTTTATGTGAAAGAGAACTTATCTTTCTCCATCGTGCTGAAAGATAACCAAAAAGAAACTGAGATAAAGAAAATGCAGAAGAGCTTGGATGCTCTTCCTTTTATAAAATCAACCGAGTATATATCGAAAGAGCAAGCCGCAAAAGAGTTGGAGGAAGAACTGGGCGAGAATCCGGAAATCTTCTTAGGCTTTAACCCTTTACAGGCCTCGATTGAGGTGAAACTGCATTCGGAGTACGCCAACCCCGATAGCCTCCAAGTGATAGAGAAGAAGATTAGAAACTATACGTCGGTCTCGGAGCTGCTTTACCGAAAGGATATGATGGAGATAGTCCATAATAATATGAAGCGGTTGGGCTTGATCCTGCTTACCTTGGCGGCGGTACTGATGATTATCTCGTTCGTGTTGATCAGTAATACGATTCGCCTGTTGATTTATTCCAAACGATTCTTGATTCATACGATGAAGCTAGTGGGGGCTACTTCCGGCTTTATACGTAGGCCTTTTGTGAAATATAACATAGTAAGTGGCATTTTCGCCTCTATCTTGGCAATATTGATGCTAACCGGAGCGTTATATTATTTGCAAAATGAATTGAAAGGTTTTATCCAGATATTGGATATGCAAACATTATTATTGGTTTATGTGGCAGTGTTTGCTTTAGGTATTGTCTTGTCCGTGATCGCAACCATTTTTGCCGTGAATAAATATTTGCGGATGGGGGTCGATAAGTTGTATTATATTTAA
- the queA gene encoding tRNA preQ1(34) S-adenosylmethionine ribosyltransferase-isomerase QueA, whose translation MKLSKFKFNLPSELIALHPAKNRDESRLMVVHRDTGEIEHREFKDILDYYGKGDVFIFNNTKVFPARLYGNKEKTGARIEVFLLRELNEDLRLWDVLVDPARKIRIGNKLYFGEDDSMVAEVIDNTTSRGRTLRFLYDGNHDEFKKALYALGETPLPKYIEREVEPEDEDRYQNIFAAEEGAVVAPAAGLHFSRELMKRLEIKDCQFAFLTLHSGLGNFREIDVEDLTKHKMDSEQMVVNADVVDIVNKGKDEGHKVCAVGTSVMRAIETAVSTDGHLKEFEGWTNKFIFPPYDFSVATSMVTNFHMPLSTLLMMTASFGGYELIMDAYDIALKEKYRFGAYGDAMLIL comes from the coding sequence ATGAAGCTTTCGAAATTCAAATTTAACTTACCGTCGGAATTAATCGCTTTACATCCGGCGAAGAACAGAGATGAGTCGAGGTTGATGGTCGTTCATCGTGATACGGGTGAGATCGAGCACCGCGAATTCAAGGATATTCTAGACTATTATGGAAAAGGTGACGTGTTTATCTTTAATAACACGAAAGTTTTCCCCGCTCGCTTGTACGGTAACAAGGAGAAAACAGGGGCGCGTATCGAGGTGTTCTTGTTGCGCGAGCTGAACGAGGACTTACGTTTGTGGGACGTATTGGTGGATCCGGCTCGTAAGATCCGTATCGGTAATAAGTTATACTTTGGCGAGGATGATTCCATGGTCGCGGAGGTAATTGATAATACGACTTCGCGTGGTCGTACGCTCCGTTTCTTATATGACGGGAACCACGACGAGTTTAAGAAGGCTTTGTATGCCTTGGGCGAGACTCCGCTGCCTAAGTATATCGAACGTGAGGTGGAACCGGAAGACGAGGATCGTTATCAGAATATTTTCGCTGCGGAAGAAGGTGCGGTTGTGGCTCCTGCTGCGGGATTGCATTTTAGCCGTGAGTTGATGAAACGTTTGGAGATCAAGGATTGCCAGTTCGCTTTCTTGACATTGCATTCGGGCTTGGGTAATTTCCGTGAGATCGACGTGGAAGATTTGACAAAGCATAAAATGGATTCTGAGCAAATGGTCGTAAATGCCGATGTAGTGGATATCGTGAACAAGGGAAAGGATGAGGGGCACAAGGTTTGTGCGGTCGGAACTTCCGTGATGCGTGCGATCGAGACGGCCGTAAGTACGGATGGTCATCTGAAAGAGTTCGAGGGCTGGACGAATAAGTTTATCTTCCCTCCGTATGATTTCAGCGTGGCTACCAGCATGGTGACAAATTTCCACATGCCGTTGTCTACATTATTGATGATGACAGCTTCTTTCGGTGGTTATGAGTTGATCATGGACGCTTACGATATCGCTTTGAAAGAGAAATATCGTTTCGGTGCTTACGGCGACGCTATGCTAATCCTTTAA
- a CDS encoding undecaprenyl-diphosphate phosphatase → MSWFEALILGIVQGLTEYLPVSSSGHLAIGSALFGIEGEENLAFTIVVHVATVFSTLVVLWKEIDWIFRGLFKFQMNAETKYVINILISMIPIGIVGVFFKDTVEQIFGSGLLVVGCMLLLTAALLAFSYYAKPRQKESISMKDAFIIGLAQACAVMPGLSRSGSTIATGLLLGNNKAKLAQFSFLMVIPPILGEALLDVMKMVKGEDVAGDIPALSLAVGFMAAFVSGCVACKWMINIVKKGKLIYFAIYCAIAGLVTIACTLLK, encoded by the coding sequence ATGAGTTGGTTTGAGGCCTTGATACTGGGTATCGTACAGGGATTGACCGAATATCTGCCGGTGAGCAGTAGCGGTCATTTAGCGATTGGCTCAGCTTTGTTTGGTATAGAGGGAGAGGAGAATCTTGCGTTTACGATCGTCGTGCATGTGGCGACCGTATTCAGTACGTTAGTGGTTTTATGGAAGGAAATCGATTGGATATTCCGTGGTTTATTTAAATTTCAGATGAACGCAGAGACGAAGTATGTGATCAATATCTTGATTTCCATGATTCCGATCGGGATCGTTGGGGTATTCTTTAAAGATACGGTAGAACAAATCTTTGGATCGGGTTTATTGGTCGTTGGTTGTATGCTGCTATTGACGGCGGCTTTGCTGGCATTTTCGTATTATGCCAAACCACGCCAGAAAGAGTCGATCTCGATGAAAGACGCTTTTATTATCGGTCTGGCTCAGGCTTGCGCCGTGATGCCGGGTTTGTCTCGTTCCGGATCAACGATCGCTACCGGTTTGTTATTGGGAAATAATAAGGCGAAACTGGCCCAGTTCTCTTTCTTGATGGTAATTCCTCCGATCTTAGGAGAGGCGTTGCTGGATGTGATGAAGATGGTGAAAGGTGAAGATGTGGCTGGGGACATTCCTGCGTTATCATTAGCGGTAGGTTTCATGGCCGCTTTTGTTTCCGGTTGCGTGGCCTGTAAATGGATGATCAACATCGTGAAAAAGGGGAAACTGATTTATTTCGCTATCTATTGTGCGATTGCGGGATTGGTGACAATTGCTTGTACATTACTTAAATAA
- a CDS encoding ABC transporter ATP-binding protein, translating into MIEVKNITKSFDGRVVLKDISTTFEDGKTNLIIGRSGSGKTVMIKNIIGLMKPDTGQILYDGRDLITMNKHELNMLRREMGMLFQGSALFDSMTVMENVMFPLDMFSKDSTKERRKRAEFCLERVNLSEAGHLYPSEISGGMMKRAAIARAISLNPKYLFCDEPNSGLDPKTSLLIDDLIHDITVEYNMTTVINTHDMNSVMNIGDNIIFIKEGVKEWQGTKEQVITSNNQALNDFIFASDLFRKVKEVEMLQEEG; encoded by the coding sequence ATGATCGAAGTTAAGAATATAACGAAGTCTTTCGATGGACGTGTCGTCTTGAAAGATATAAGTACGACGTTCGAGGATGGTAAGACGAATCTGATCATCGGACGAAGCGGTTCGGGTAAAACGGTAATGATCAAGAATATCATCGGGTTAATGAAACCTGATACCGGACAGATATTATACGACGGCAGAGACTTGATCACGATGAACAAGCATGAGTTAAATATGCTACGCCGGGAAATGGGTATGTTGTTCCAAGGTTCCGCTTTATTCGACAGCATGACGGTAATGGAAAACGTAATGTTTCCTTTAGATATGTTCTCTAAAGACTCAACGAAAGAGCGCAGGAAACGTGCGGAATTCTGTTTGGAACGTGTAAACCTGTCCGAGGCTGGACATCTATATCCTTCCGAGATCAGTGGAGGTATGATGAAACGTGCCGCCATCGCAAGAGCGATCTCCCTAAATCCTAAATACCTGTTCTGCGATGAGCCGAACTCCGGACTAGACCCCAAGACTTCTCTATTGATTGATGATTTGATTCACGACATTACGGTGGAGTACAATATGACGACCGTTATCAATACCCACGACATGAACTCCGTGATGAATATTGGTGATAATATCATCTTTATTAAGGAAGGCGTGAAGGAATGGCAAGGAACAAAAGAGCAGGTAATCACCTCTAATAACCAAGCGTTGAACGATTTCATCTTTGCGTCCGACCTGTTCAGGAAAGTAAAAGAAGTAGAAATGCTCCAAGAGGAAGGGTAA
- the metK gene encoding methionine adenosyltransferase: MSYLFTSESVSEGHPDKVADQISDALLDEFLAYDKNSKVACETLVTTGQVVLAGEVKSSAYVDVQEVARGVIEKIGYTKSEYQFEAKSCGVFSSIHEQSGDINRGVERADPYEQGAGDQGMMFGYATNETENYMPLALDLSHSLLWELAKIRKEEPDLMPYLRPDAKSQVTIEYDDNGKPLRIDTIVVSTQHDEFIGPKGISQKEADEAMQKRIALDVKKILIPRVKAQYPAHVQALFNDNIIYHVNPTGKFVIGGPHGDTGLTGRKIIVDTYGGKGAHGGGAFSGKDPSKVDRSAAYAARHIAKNMVAAGVADEMLVQVSYAIGVAKPMNIFVNTFGRAKVNMTDGEIAAKIWDIFDMRPKAIEERLKLRNPIYFETASYGHMGRKPQTVTKTFSSRYLQKPVTCDVELFTWEKLDYADKIKDVFGL, encoded by the coding sequence ATGAGTTATTTATTCACCTCCGAATCGGTGTCTGAAGGGCACCCCGATAAAGTAGCCGATCAAATATCGGATGCTTTGCTGGATGAGTTCTTGGCGTATGACAAGAATTCGAAAGTTGCTTGCGAAACCCTTGTTACAACCGGACAGGTTGTCTTGGCTGGAGAAGTTAAATCAAGTGCGTATGTGGATGTGCAGGAAGTGGCACGTGGCGTGATCGAGAAGATTGGTTACACGAAAAGCGAGTACCAGTTTGAAGCGAAATCATGTGGTGTGTTCTCTTCTATCCATGAGCAGAGTGGCGACATCAACCGTGGCGTAGAGCGTGCGGATCCCTATGAGCAGGGTGCCGGCGACCAAGGTATGATGTTCGGTTATGCTACTAATGAGACTGAGAATTATATGCCTTTGGCGTTGGACTTATCTCATAGTTTATTATGGGAATTGGCGAAGATCCGTAAGGAAGAACCGGATTTGATGCCTTATTTGCGTCCGGACGCTAAGAGTCAGGTTACGATTGAATATGATGATAACGGTAAGCCATTGCGTATCGATACGATTGTGGTATCCACGCAGCATGATGAGTTTATCGGTCCGAAAGGTATTTCACAGAAGGAAGCGGATGAGGCTATGCAAAAGAGGATCGCCTTAGACGTGAAGAAGATATTGATACCTCGTGTGAAGGCTCAATATCCGGCTCATGTACAGGCTTTGTTTAATGATAATATCATTTATCACGTGAACCCGACCGGTAAGTTCGTGATCGGTGGTCCTCACGGTGATACCGGTTTGACCGGCCGTAAGATCATCGTGGATACATACGGTGGCAAAGGTGCTCATGGCGGTGGTGCTTTCTCTGGAAAGGACCCTTCTAAGGTAGACCGTTCGGCTGCTTATGCCGCTCGTCATATCGCTAAGAATATGGTTGCCGCCGGTGTGGCGGATGAGATGCTGGTACAGGTGTCTTATGCGATCGGTGTGGCTAAACCGATGAATATTTTCGTGAATACTTTTGGCCGTGCGAAGGTGAATATGACGGACGGAGAGATCGCCGCGAAGATCTGGGATATCTTCGATATGCGTCCGAAAGCGATCGAGGAGCGTTTGAAATTGCGTAACCCGATTTATTTCGAGACCGCTTCTTATGGCCATATGGGACGCAAACCCCAGACGGTGACGAAGACATTCTCTTCCCGTTATTTGCAGAAGCCGGTTACTTGTGATGTGGAGTTATTCACATGGGAGAAATTGGATTATGCAGATAAGATCAAGGACGTGTTTGGTCTATAA
- a CDS encoding DUF3098 domain-containing protein: MAKRDFAFGKENFILIAVAVACIVLGFILMSGGGSGDNTFNPDIFSARRIVVAPVVTVIGFVMMIFGILKNSKDKEVTE, translated from the coding sequence ATGGCTAAAAGAGATTTTGCTTTCGGAAAAGAGAATTTTATACTGATTGCGGTAGCGGTTGCCTGCATCGTGCTTGGTTTCATATTGATGAGTGGTGGAGGTTCCGGGGATAATACGTTCAATCCCGATATATTCAGCGCCCGCCGTATCGTGGTAGCTCCGGTGGTTACGGTTATCGGTTTCGTGATGATGATTTTTGGAATCTTGAAGAATAGCAAAGATAAAGAAGTAACAGAATGA
- the folK gene encoding 2-amino-4-hydroxy-6-hydroxymethyldihydropteridine diphosphokinase translates to MATAYLGLGTNVGNKRGNLVTAAALLAERVGDVLALSDMYETEPWGFESDNTFLNAVIVMTTELSPMELLDATRLIEIEMGRIEKSDGAYHDRIIDIDLLMVDEQILHTERLTLPHPLMHKRSFVMEPLAEVAPSVKHPVFGKTMRELLSEL, encoded by the coding sequence ATGGCGACAGCTTACCTTGGATTAGGTACGAACGTAGGTAATAAACGAGGAAATTTGGTGACAGCGGCGGCGCTGCTGGCTGAAAGGGTGGGAGATGTTCTTGCCCTTTCTGATATGTATGAGACGGAGCCTTGGGGATTTGAATCGGACAACACTTTCTTGAACGCCGTGATCGTCATGACGACGGAACTTTCCCCTATGGAATTATTAGATGCTACCCGTTTGATCGAGATCGAGATGGGACGTATCGAAAAAAGTGACGGTGCGTATCATGACCGTATCATCGATATCGATCTGTTAATGGTGGATGAGCAAATCCTGCATACGGAGCGGCTGACGCTACCGCACCCTCTGATGCACAAACGGTCGTTTGTAATGGAACCGTTGGCAGAAGTAGCTCCGTCGGTGAAACATCCTGTGTTTGGCAAGACGATGCGTGAACTTTTATCCGAATTATAA